One genomic window of Parasteatoda tepidariorum isolate YZ-2023 chromosome 9, CAS_Ptep_4.0, whole genome shotgun sequence includes the following:
- the LOC139426447 gene encoding uncharacterized protein yields MEDNDIEISELLRNTKIEENPDRVHPYLYVSVPFGRSTPNNQGVGIFTDGSRMEVAEDTNNISEQRTGLGVVVRNNGKTFDATSIRMSNNSRVYKAELMAIKTALNWLAINYYPDVTIYSDSLSSLQALNNTKLMSLLVEKGWQNNIKLNWVKANIGIDGNEEADRVAKDAISLGSITIESPSTIAQVKTMVKDYTNKRWKQDWRDSEKVRQVYKFIKDPKHNRLQVNFYFNQFLTGHGVFGDHQSRLFNKSPACNYCGEFPKC; encoded by the coding sequence ATGGAAGACAACgatattgaaataagtgaacTTCTACGAAATACTAAAATCGAGGAAAACCCTGATAGAGTTCATCCTTATTTATATGTTTCCGTTCCCTTTGGTAGATCAACTCCAAATAATCAGGGTGTTGGAATTTTCACTGATGGCTCACGGATGGAGGTTGCCGAGGATACTAATAACATATCTGAACAAAGGACAGGACTAGGTGTTGTTGTTAGGAATAACGGTAAAACATTTGATGCGACCTCCATCAGAATGAGCAATAACAGCCGTGTGTATAAAGCCGAGCTGATGGCGATTAAAACTGCCCTAAATTGGcttgcaataaattattatcccGATGTGACAATATACTCCGATTCGCTCTCCTCGTTGCAAGCTTTAAATAATACGAAACTTATGTCCCTTTTGGTTGAAAAGGGTTGGCAAAACAATATCAAACTCAATTGGGTAAAGGCCAACATAGGAATAGATGGCAACGAGGAGGCGGATAGAGTTGCAAAGGATGCCATCAGTCTCGGTAGTATTACTATTGAGTCCCCGAGCACCATCGCCCAAGTTAAAACAATGGTCAAAGATTACACAAATAAGAGATGGAAACAAGACTGGCGGGATTCTGAAAAAGTTAGACAggtttataaattcataaaagacCCAAAACATAATAGACTGCAGGTAAACTtctattttaaccaatttttaacgGGCCATGGAGTGTTCGGGGACCATCAAAGTAGACTCTTTAACAAATCCCCGGCATGCAATTATTGTGGTGAATTTCCAAAATGTTGA